TGGGCCTGGGCGAAACGGTCGATGCCGGCCAGGGTCTGGCGCCCCCGGGCGCTGAGCTGCAGCTTCTTGGAGCGGGCGTCCTGGTCATGGGCCTGCTCGCTGATCTCGCCGGCGTCCACCAGCTTGCGCACCAGGCGGCTGACGCTGGATTTCTCCAGGCCCAGCAGGGTCACCAGGTCACCGGCGGTCAGGGCATTGCCCTGGCCGATCTCCAGCAGTGCGTGCACCGCCGAGGGTGGGTAGTCGGTGGCGGCCAGGGTGGCCTGCATGAAGCCCAGCTCGCGGACCATCTGCCGGGAGGCCTGGCGCAGTGATGGGATAAGGGAAGCGGATGAACTCGGCATGGGCGTGACCTCGCAAGTGAGGCATTTAGTTGTAACTTGCAACCAATTAAACCTCAACCCTGCTCACTTTTCCGAGTGACAGTCAGCCCTGGTGAACGGCAATAAAAACTCAAGCACTCACTAATGAGAAGCATTACCATAAACGCCCATTTCACCCACCTCGACCCCGGAACCCTTATCGATGGTGCCCAACCCTTCGCTACAGCACGCCGTGGGCGAGCTCTACCTCCAGCATCACAACTGGGTGGTGCAACTGCTGCGACGCAAGCTCGGCAACCAGGACCAGGCCATGGACCTGGCGCAGGACACCTTTGTGCGCATCTTGCGCAGCGAGCGACTGCCGGTACTGCGCGAACCCCGGGCCTACCTCAACACCGTGGCCAGCCGCCTGTGCGGGCAGTATTTCCGGCGCCAGGCCCTGGAGCGCGCATACCTGGAAACCCTGGCGCAGCTGGAGCCGCAGTACCAGCCCTCGCCGGAAACCCGGCTGCTGGTGCTTGAGGCCCTGGACGCCGTGGGCCAGGTGCTGGACGGCCTGGGCAGCCGGGTGCGCGAGGTGTTTCTGCTGTCCCAGCTCGAAGGCCTGACCTACCCGCAAATTGCCCAACGCCTGCAGCTCTCGGTCAACGTGGTGCAGAAAGCCATGCTCAAGGCCTACCGCCACTGCTACGCGGCGGTGTACCCGGGATGAACGCCTTCCAGCCAGTGGACGATCAGGGCGCCGTGGAACAGCAGGTACTGGACCAGGCCCTGGAGTGGCTGGTGCTGCTGCAATCGGGCATCAGCCCCCCCGAGCAGCAGGCCGCCTGCCTGG
The DNA window shown above is from Pseudomonas protegens CHA0 and carries:
- a CDS encoding sigma-70 family RNA polymerase sigma factor, with the protein product MVPNPSLQHAVGELYLQHHNWVVQLLRRKLGNQDQAMDLAQDTFVRILRSERLPVLREPRAYLNTVASRLCGQYFRRQALERAYLETLAQLEPQYQPSPETRLLVLEALDAVGQVLDGLGSRVREVFLLSQLEGLTYPQIAQRLQLSVNVVQKAMLKAYRHCYAAVYPG